In a single window of the bacterium genome:
- a CDS encoding methylenetetrahydrofolate reductase C-terminal domain-containing protein, whose amino-acid sequence MLATKIKNEDEILKYLEKKVIVFKCFGCKEVYFPEEGINEFLKKNNQNIIEIIKIDYLCNEEFAETIVNKNIKKFEKCENIIVFSCGVGVQVISKILIEDKKVYKNISVGCDSFCLDGFQGITAQKYSCSGCEECYLNWTGGICPFTSCLKGLLNGPCGGADKNGKCEVNRSRDCAWIKIYEKMKKLGIDKNLKENDIFIKNYLLMGKKKEFPL is encoded by the coding sequence ATGCTTGCAACAAAAATAAAAAATGAAGATGAAATTTTAAAATATCTTGAAAAAAAAGTAATTGTTTTTAAATGTTTTGGTTGTAAAGAAGTTTATTTTCCAGAAGAAGGAATAAATGAATTTTTGAAAAAGAACAACCAGAATATAATTGAAATTATAAAAATAGATTATCTTTGTAATGAGGAGTTTGCAGAAACAATTGTTAATAAAAACATTAAAAAATTTGAAAAATGTGAAAATATTATTGTTTTCTCCTGTGGTGTTGGTGTTCAGGTGATTTCAAAAATTTTAATTGAGGATAAAAAAGTTTATAAAAATATTAGTGTCGGATGTGATTCATTTTGTTTAGATGGATTTCAGGGGATAACTGCCCAAAAGTATAGTTGTTCTGGATGTGAAGAATGTTATTTGAATTGGACAGGTGGAATATGTCCTTTTACTTCTTGCTTAAAAGGACTTTTAAATGGACCCTGTGGAGGAGCGGATAAAAATGGAAAATGTGAGGTAAATAGGTCAAGAGATTGTGCATGGATAAAAATTTATGAAAAGATGAAAAAATTGGGTATAGATAAAAATTTGAAAGAAAACGATATTTTTATCAAGAATTATTTGTTAATGGGGAAGAAGAAGGAATTCCCTCTTTAA
- the rsxC gene encoding electron transport complex subunit RsxC encodes MEKEKIIIEYTNYKLKPENEIEELLKGTKSIYIFWCKKCFTKATLDEPFPEIIGKIKQEKKVDFSAVDFLCNNYHINKIIEDIDFSSFEVIGVISCGIGIQLVSDIIDNKIVIALSDTISFSENSTNFPIEHGISLSPEKCGGCGQCYLNITGGICPIINCAKGLLNGPCGGADKNGMCEVNKNKKCAWIEIYERLKKQKEKLNPTIEIRNYNIIPDEEKEKRTDENIERRQSGFYGGLYPEEEKEKTENIKIKKYQDPPYVIIFLSQHTGIPSIPIVKVGDKVKVGQKIGSSSGFISSNIHSSISGKVLSIEEKIHPVSLTLEPAIVIENNGLDDLSSEIQPLENWYNLPKEKILDFINEKGIVGLGGAMFPTHVKLSPPKKVDTLIVNGCECEPFLNSDNRVMIEYYREIIKGIEIVKKILEVKNVIVGIEDNKKVAINLLKQYSSENIKISQLPTKYPEGAEKILIKCLTGRQVPKKGLPFDVGVVVLNISTILAIYRAINYGFPLISRVITISGEDIKMTGNYEIKIGFPLKHIIPSFIDENEISEYDIKMGGPMMGICQENFETAVIKGTTGYTFLKKTPVNFDEDRNCIKCGRCVDACPVELYPLYFALLGQEGKFLEMGKYNVNECIECGCCQYICSSKINLLKFIKEGKKCLQQK; translated from the coding sequence ATGGAAAAAGAAAAAATAATTATTGAGTACACAAATTATAAATTAAAACCAGAAAATGAAATAGAAGAACTTTTGAAAGGGACAAAAAGTATTTATATTTTCTGGTGTAAAAAATGTTTTACAAAAGCGACACTTGACGAGCCCTTTCCTGAAATAATTGGGAAGATAAAGCAGGAGAAAAAAGTTGATTTTTCTGCTGTAGATTTTTTATGTAACAATTATCATATAAATAAAATAATTGAAGACATTGATTTTTCTTCTTTTGAAGTAATTGGAGTTATTTCCTGTGGAATTGGGATACAACTTGTTTCAGATATTATTGATAACAAGATAGTGATTGCCCTTTCAGATACAATTTCTTTTAGTGAAAATTCTACCAATTTCCCTATTGAGCATGGTATTAGTTTAAGTCCTGAAAAATGTGGTGGATGTGGACAATGTTATCTCAATATTACCGGTGGAATTTGTCCTATTATAAATTGTGCAAAAGGACTTTTAAATGGACCATGTGGAGGAGCGGATAAAAATGGAATGTGTGAAGTAAATAAGAATAAAAAATGTGCATGGATTGAAATATATGAAAGATTAAAAAAACAAAAAGAGAAATTAAATCCTACAATTGAAATTAGAAATTACAATATTATACCAGATGAAGAAAAAGAAAAAAGGACAGATGAAAATATTGAAAGAAGACAAAGTGGCTTTTATGGTGGTTTATATCCAGAAGAGGAAAAGGAGAAAACAGAAAATATAAAAATTAAAAAGTATCAAGACCCCCCTTATGTAATTATATTTCTTTCTCAACACACAGGAATACCATCTATTCCAATTGTTAAAGTTGGAGATAAAGTAAAAGTTGGGCAGAAAATTGGCTCTTCTTCTGGTTTTATTTCTTCCAATATTCATTCAAGTATAAGTGGTAAAGTCCTTTCAATTGAAGAAAAAATACATCCAGTAAGTTTAACTTTGGAACCAGCAATAGTTATAGAAAATAATGGTTTAGATGACTTATCTTCTGAAATTCAACCACTTGAAAATTGGTATAACTTACCAAAAGAAAAAATTTTGGATTTCATAAATGAAAAAGGAATTGTTGGATTGGGTGGGGCAATGTTTCCAACACATGTAAAATTATCCCCACCAAAAAAGGTAGATACTTTAATAGTTAATGGATGTGAGTGTGAACCATTTTTAAATTCAGATAACAGGGTTATGATTGAGTATTATAGGGAAATTATAAAAGGAATTGAAATTGTTAAAAAAATTCTTGAAGTTAAAAATGTTATTGTTGGAATAGAAGATAATAAAAAGGTCGCAATAAATTTATTAAAGCAATATTCATCTGAAAATATAAAAATTTCACAATTACCAACAAAATATCCAGAAGGTGCAGAAAAAATTTTAATAAAATGCCTAACTGGTAGGCAAGTTCCTAAAAAAGGGCTACCTTTTGATGTTGGTGTTGTTGTTTTAAATATAAGCACAATTCTTGCAATTTATAGAGCAATAAATTATGGGTTTCCTCTTATCAGTCGTGTTATTACAATATCAGGAGAAGATATTAAAATGACAGGAAACTATGAAATAAAAATTGGTTTTCCATTAAAGCATATTATTCCGTCATTTATTGATGAAAATGAGATTTCTGAATATGATATAAAAATGGGTGGTCCAATGATGGGAATTTGTCAGGAAAATTTTGAAACAGCAGTAATAAAAGGAACAACTGGTTATACATTTTTAAAGAAAACACCTGTAAATTTTGATGAAGATAGAAATTGTATAAAATGTGGTAGATGTGTTGATGCCTGTCCTGTAGAATTATATCCACTTTACTTTGCTCTTTTAGGGCAGGAGGGAAAATTTTTAGAAATGGGGAAATATAATGTTAATGAATGTATTGAGTGTGGTTGTTGCCAGTATATTTGTTCATCAAAAATAAACTTGCTTAAATTTATAAAAGAAGGGAAAAAATGCTTGCAACAAAAATAA